One segment of Bifidobacteriaceae bacterium DNA contains the following:
- a CDS encoding glycoside hydrolase family 127 protein: MRLDIRFDGAAQGGSPPPVARRVTERSGAPTSSAWGLADVPASARRASLPLTDVVIEDVFWTPRRETVRRSTLPYQLERLRTGGQFNALRLAWRPGDPNEPHPFWDSDVAKWIEAASYWLATDPDPELDAAVDEAINLLAGAQQPDGYLDSYFMCVRPDRQFTDLQDAHELYCAGHLIEAGVAHHRATGKTSLLDVVTKLADLIDRETLPGGRIEGGMPGHPEIELALVKLAAATGNRKYLDLSARLVDNRGKQPNYFDMERERRGDEGWADQWLPDRPRNRERYREYNQTHRPVREQREVVGHSVRAMYLYCAMADLALELGDDSLREACEALWEDLEAHKLYITGALGSDGSIEGFGPAYDLPDHGSYAETCASIGLVFWAHRMMLLTGEGRYIDTLERSLYNGVIGGVSLDGTRFFYRNPLASDGDKAREGWFEVACCPPNYARLMTSLSDYLYVRDEEGIYVNLYASSSAAVTVAGNRFTVTQRTEYPWDGKIAVSVRPHDSGRLSLRLRLPAWAQEARLTVDGVPCEAEPVDGYLVVDREWEGETTVVLDLGMAAQLVYPNPRVDATLGRVAVQRGPLVYAFEECDNPAEIRRLSLVGGTPLVVEQNAALGMVGIRAEGVALAEQNQLYSSVCPYRDRVSLKAIPYFAWGNRGLGQMAVWLPVTGCADTQSPEVLAHAARDRIGA, encoded by the coding sequence ATGCGCCTTGATATCCGTTTTGATGGAGCCGCCCAAGGCGGATCGCCGCCCCCGGTGGCGCGCCGCGTGACAGAGAGGTCTGGCGCGCCCACCTCTTCCGCCTGGGGCCTGGCTGATGTTCCGGCGTCCGCTCGCCGAGCCTCGCTTCCCCTGACCGATGTCGTGATCGAAGATGTCTTTTGGACGCCTCGGCGCGAGACAGTGCGGAGGAGCACGTTACCTTACCAACTGGAGCGTCTTCGCACTGGGGGGCAGTTCAACGCGCTGAGGCTGGCGTGGAGGCCTGGCGACCCGAATGAGCCGCACCCCTTCTGGGATTCGGATGTGGCCAAGTGGATCGAGGCGGCCAGCTATTGGCTCGCCACGGACCCTGATCCGGAGCTGGACGCGGCCGTCGACGAGGCCATCAACCTGCTGGCCGGCGCGCAGCAGCCGGACGGCTACCTCGACTCCTATTTCATGTGTGTAAGACCCGACCGCCAGTTCACCGACCTCCAAGATGCGCACGAACTGTACTGTGCAGGACACCTCATCGAGGCCGGGGTGGCCCACCACCGGGCTACGGGGAAGACGTCCCTGCTCGACGTAGTCACCAAGCTGGCGGACCTCATCGACCGCGAGACGCTCCCGGGCGGACGCATCGAGGGCGGCATGCCCGGCCATCCCGAGATCGAATTGGCCCTCGTTAAGCTCGCTGCCGCCACTGGAAACCGCAAATACCTGGACCTGAGCGCCCGCCTGGTCGACAACCGTGGCAAGCAGCCCAACTACTTCGACATGGAGCGTGAACGCCGAGGCGACGAGGGATGGGCGGACCAGTGGCTCCCTGACCGGCCCCGGAACCGGGAGCGGTACCGAGAGTACAACCAAACTCACCGACCGGTGCGCGAGCAGCGCGAGGTGGTCGGCCATTCGGTGCGTGCGATGTACCTGTACTGCGCGATGGCCGACCTGGCGTTGGAGCTTGGCGATGACAGCCTGCGCGAGGCGTGCGAAGCCTTGTGGGAGGACCTCGAGGCCCACAAGCTCTACATAACCGGCGCCTTGGGCTCCGACGGATCCATAGAGGGGTTCGGGCCGGCCTACGATTTGCCCGACCACGGCTCCTACGCGGAGACCTGCGCCTCCATCGGGCTGGTCTTCTGGGCGCATCGGATGATGCTCCTGACCGGCGAGGGGCGCTACATCGACACCTTAGAGAGGTCGCTCTACAACGGCGTGATCGGCGGGGTCTCTCTCGACGGCACCCGCTTCTTCTACCGCAACCCGCTCGCGAGCGACGGGGACAAGGCGCGTGAGGGATGGTTCGAGGTAGCATGCTGTCCACCCAACTACGCCCGGCTGATGACGTCTTTGAGCGACTACCTGTACGTGCGTGATGAAGAGGGGATCTACGTCAACCTTTACGCCTCGAGTTCCGCCGCCGTCACCGTTGCCGGGAACCGCTTCACGGTCACCCAGAGGACCGAGTACCCGTGGGACGGGAAAATCGCCGTGAGCGTCAGGCCCCACGACTCTGGGCGGCTGTCTCTGCGCCTGCGCCTTCCGGCGTGGGCGCAGGAGGCTCGGCTCACTGTCGACGGCGTGCCCTGTGAAGCCGAGCCGGTGGACGGATACCTGGTGGTAGACCGCGAATGGGAGGGCGAGACCACCGTTGTCCTCGACCTGGGGATGGCGGCGCAACTTGTCTACCCGAACCCGCGTGTCGACGCCACACTGGGACGTGTGGCCGTTCAAAGGGGGCCGCTCGTGTACGCCTTCGAGGAATGCGACAACCCTGCTGAGATCCGCCGGCTTTCACTCGTCGGCGGAACACCGCTCGTTGTGGAGCAGAACGCCGCCCTGGGGATGGTGGGGATTCGTGCCGAGGGCGTCGCATTGGCTGAACAGAACCAGTTGTATTCCTCTGTCTGCCCATATCGCGACCGGGTATCCCTGAAAGCGATCCCCTATTTCGCCTGGGGAAACCGCGGCCTCGGCCAGATGGCCGTCTGGCTCCCGGTGACGGGATGTGCCGACACCCAATCGCCAGAAGTCTTGGCTCATGCCGCACGCGATAGGATTGGCGCTTAG
- a CDS encoding carbohydrate ABC transporter permease: MTSTTASLPANKAGRKTRMKSTGRSAMDGGSLAKYVILVAVSLVMLFPIYWIVASSLKTLSGISSSPPIFFPTDPQWQNYLAIFQKPNVMTYLRNSAILVFANTAFTLISSSLVAYPLARMRFLGRGAIFALILATMMVPSVTVVLPQFLLFREFGWLDSLLPMIIPSLFAAPYNVFLFRQFFMTIPVSVDEAARLDGCTRFGVFFRIIVPLAKPIFITVGVLSAISWWNELFLPVIYINSDALKPLALGATTAFIRVGGMGIHEWHEQMAFAMLMAVPPMITYAIASRYISGGIKTTGSK; encoded by the coding sequence ATGACTTCTACTACTGCCTCACTGCCCGCCAATAAGGCAGGCCGCAAGACAAGAATGAAGAGTACGGGCCGCTCCGCCATGGACGGCGGTTCGCTCGCCAAATACGTTATCCTGGTCGCCGTCTCGCTCGTGATGCTTTTCCCGATCTACTGGATCGTCGCAAGCTCCCTCAAGACCCTCAGCGGCATCAGCTCCAGCCCGCCCATCTTCTTTCCAACAGACCCACAGTGGCAGAACTACCTGGCCATCTTCCAGAAGCCCAACGTGATGACCTATCTGCGCAACAGCGCCATCCTGGTGTTCGCCAACACGGCGTTCACCTTGATCTCGAGTTCGTTGGTGGCCTACCCTCTGGCACGCATGCGGTTCCTGGGCCGGGGCGCCATCTTTGCCCTGATCCTGGCCACCATGATGGTGCCCTCCGTGACGGTCGTGCTCCCGCAGTTCCTCCTGTTTCGCGAATTCGGCTGGCTGGACTCGCTGCTCCCGATGATCATCCCGTCCTTGTTCGCGGCCCCTTACAACGTCTTCTTGTTCCGCCAGTTCTTCATGACGATTCCGGTCAGCGTCGACGAGGCGGCAAGGCTGGACGGCTGCACCAGATTCGGAGTGTTTTTCCGCATCATCGTTCCGCTCGCGAAGCCGATATTCATCACCGTCGGCGTGCTCTCCGCCATCAGCTGGTGGAACGAGCTGTTCCTACCGGTCATCTACATCAACTCGGACGCGCTAAAACCACTCGCCCTCGGTGCCACGACCGCGTTCATCCGAGTTGGGGGTATGGGCATCCACGAATGGCACGAGCAGATGGCCTTCGCCATGCTGATGGCCGTCCCGCCCATGATCACCTACGCGATCGCCAGCCGGTATATATCCGGGGGCATCAAGACCACCGGCAGCAAGTGA